TATCCGTCAGAACTCTTTACGCTGCTTCAGGACCAAATTTTCTTCGAATGTCAAAGTCCTTCAGCAGCTAAGTTCTTCCTATCCGTCAGAACTCTTTACGCTGCTTCAGGACCAAATTTTCTTCGAATGTCAAAGTCCTTCAGCAGCTAAGTTCTTCCTATCCGTCAGAACTCTTTACGCTGCTTCAGGACCAAATTTTCTTCGAAAATTTGGCTGCCCCGCCTGGACTCGAACCAGGACAACATGATCCAGAGTCATGCGGACTACCAATTATCCAACGGGGCAATTAGTTTATTATTAACTTTGTTTTAAGGCATATATGATCTTGATCCAGCCCTGAACCAGAACTCGCTTTGCTCGTTCGGTTCAGGGTTACAATAAACCAAATCAAAAATTTGGTTTATTGTAAAGTCATGCGGACTACCAATTATCCAACGGGGCAATTAGTTTATTTCTTCCAAAGAATCCCTCAGCATTAACCGTAATACCTTTTTACCTTTTGTGGTTTTGAAATAACGTTCTCGTCTGAAAGCATCCTGTTTTGATAGAAAAAATTCGTAAAATATAATTTGGGCATTAGAAAACCTGTGGGTAGAGTAAACTTTACCCAGTTTATGTTCATTCAAGCGCCTTTTCAAATTTGTTGTAGATCCGATATAAAACTTTTTATCGCTTTTACTCCATAATGTATATACATAATGCATGCTTATTTCGCTCCAGCCATGCTCCAGTCCCAAACCAATGAACCAGCCCTGAACCGGAACTCGCTTTGCTCGTTCGGTTCAGGGTTACAATGAACCAAATCTTTGATTTGGTTCATTGTAAAGTCATGCGGACTACCAATTATCCAACGGGGCAATTAGTTTAAATTATCCAAATACTTTTTCTTTTTTCAAAAGCTCCTTCCAGACCTGATCAGTGTTTTTCTGGATTTCATCAATTTCCTCTCCGGTTAAGTGCCTGAACCTTCCCTGGAGCTTGAGATATTCGGAAACAGGTTTTTTGTTAGCGGGTTTTTTGACTTTATACCTACCCTGTTTTACCTCATATAAGGGAAAAATGCAAGTCTCAATCGCTAATTTTGCTATTTTAACCGTAAGATTGGAAGGATATTTCCAGCCGGCAGGACAGGGAGATAGTATTTGCATAAATTTAACGCCTTTGAGCTGTTTGGCAATTTGTAATTTGGCAATAAAGTCTTCGGGATGAGAAATACTGGCGCTGACACTGTAAGGTATCTTATGAGCAGCCATTATTTCGATCATATTTTTTTTAGGGCCTTTTTTAAAAGCCTTAACCGGGGTAGTGCTGGTCCATGAACCATGAGGAGTGGAAGAGCTTCTCTGGATGCCGGTGTTCATATAGGCCTCGTTATCGTAACAGACATAGATCAGGTTATCTCCTCTTTCGGCAGCGCCGGAAAGCGCCTGAATACCAATATCCATGGTTCCGCCGTCACCGGCCCAGGAAAGAACAGTTACCTCATTTTTCCCTTTAACTTCCAAGGCAGCGTTGACTCCCGCGCCGCAGGAAGCAGCAGTCTCAAAAGCAGTATGAAAAAGCGGAACCCCTGCCGAGGAATAAGGAAACGGGCCGTCAATAACCGTCCAGCAGCAGGCCGGTAAAACAATTATGGTTTTTCTGCCAAGCGCCTTCAAGGCATAACGCATAGCCAGGGCTGCCCCGCAGCCCTGGCAAGCAAGATGCCCGGGGTTTAATATCTCTTTTTCAGGAATGGTCAATTTCATTTTTTCAAGCCTATCCAGTTGATATCTTTCTTTAAGCCCTGCTTTTTATATAAAGAATCGATCATCTTTTCGATATCTTTACATCTAACATCCCTGCCTCCTAATCCAACGACAAATCCATAAACCAAAGGCTTTCTTTTTTGGCTATAAAGAGCTGATTTTATCTCGGAAAAGAAAATGCCTTCATTTCCGAAAGAAATATTCCTGTCAAGCACGCCTATTACCCCGGCCTTTTTTGCCAGTTTCCTGATCTCTTCTTTCGGAAAAGGCCTGAAGGCCCTTATCCTTACCAGGCCTGCTTTTCGTCCCTTTTTACGCACCCGGTCTACTGCCTCTTTTGCTGTCGAGGACAACGAACCTGAAACAACCAATATAACATCGGCATCATTAGACCTATATTTTTCTACTAATCCATAATTGCGGCCAAACTGTTTTCCAAATTCCTTCCCAACCTCGTTGATCAAGCCCCTGGCTTCTTCCATTGAGCAGGCAATCTTGTATCTAAACTCATAATACCATTCCGGGTTAACCAGGCCGCCAAACGCATGCGGCTGATCAATATCCAGCTTATACTTTGGATCATAAGAAGGTAAAAATCTATCTACCTTTTTTTGTTCGGGGACATCTACCGGTTCGGAAGTATGAGAAAGAATAAACGCATCCAAAACAACCATTGCCGGAAGGTTTACCTTCTCCGATATCCTATAGGCCTGAATAATTGTGTCTACTATCTCCTGATTGCTTTCGCAGTAAAATTGAATCCAGCCCGTATCACGCTGGGCCAGGGAATCGGTCTGGTCACTCCATACATTCCAGGGCGGGGCCATAGCCCGGTTAACATTAGCCATAACTATCGGCAGTCTCGCTCCGCTGGCCCAGTGCAGCATTTCGTGCATCAAGGCCAGGCCCTGCGAAGAAGTAGCAGTGAAACTGCGGCATCCAGCAGCCGATGCGCCGATACAAGCAGCCAGGGCAGAATGTTCTGACTCGACTTTGGCAAATTTTGCTTTCAACTCTCCGCTGGCTACCATCTCAGAAAGCTTTTCCACTATTTCTGTCTGGGGGGTAATCGGATAGGCAGCAATTACTTCTGCCCGTGAGATCTTTGCCCCAAAGGAAACAGCATGGTTACCGGTGATAAACTTCTTCATAATACCTTACCAATTAAAATTGCTAATTTTGTATCTACGAATTACCACGAATATATTAGCTCATAGTTGATAGCTGATAGTTCATAGGTACATCTATAAACTTACAAATATACGAATGTGTCTAGATTTCCGCTTAATTTCAACGAATTTTCCGCCAGAGGCGGATTCTTTTTCATTTACCATCAGCTATGAACTATGAGCTTTTCAGCTCACAACACTTATCTTTTTTCCCTCTCCATAGTTATCGCCTTTACCGGACAAACCTCGGCGCAAATACCGCAGCCTTTACAATAGCTTAGGGTTATCGTTGGATTATCTGCCGGGATAATGCAGGATTCAGGGCAAAACTTCCAACAAAGCATACAACCTGTGCATTTTTCCCGGTCAACAACCGGCCTGGTTGACATCCAGCTGCCGGTCTTATTAGAACGGGTATTGCTTAAGGAAACGACTAAATAGGGCAGGTCCTTTCCCCTTTTAAAAATAACCTTTCTGGAGCCGGTTTTTTTCGTCTTCTCAGGGCTCACGGGCTAACCCTCTTCTTTATCTCTCCGGCCGAGGCAATTATTATCCTGACCTTCATTCCGGTTATCACTTCTATGTTCTCCTCGGTAATAACATCCTCCGGGGTTGCGGTTGCTATAACCAAATATCCGTCTTTGATGTCAACCGGTAGAACATTATGCTCTCTGCATAATTCAACCGGCACTTTATTTAGCGCCTCGATGTTTATTTTGTACTTTTTTAAATCGACAAAAGATATATTGTATCTGAGCGAAAGGGCCTTAAGAAGGTTTTGCTCAGAGACATAGCCCAAATCTGTCAATACCTCGCCCAAACTCCTATTGACCTGGGCCTGCTTTTCAAGCGCCCTGTGAAGCTGTTTGAAATTAATCAGCTTATCTTTTATTAATATTTCGCCCAGTTTTGAACCAAACTGCCTTGCCAGGGCTAAGTCAAGTTTTTCTTTGGTTATATAATTTAATCTTACAAGGATTTCGCCTAAAAGTTTTCTTTCCTTGTGCTGGACCATTAACGCGTTATTCAATTGTTTTTGACTAACGATCCCGCCTTCGATTAAAATTTCTCCCAGCCTTTTGAGAATTTTCTTCATAAAATTACTCTTCTTCGGATGCTAAAACCCTGTATATTTCCGACGGCAGGGTAAGGCCCTTTGTTACCAGGCGGTTGCCGGCATCCCTTAATGTTACCATACCCTCTGCAAGAGCAACATTATTAATCTCTTCTGCCGATGCCTGTTTTGAGATCAAGGTCTTGATCGTCTCGGAAACCTTCATTATCTCGAATATGCCCGTGCGCCTGCGAAAACCAGAATTATTGCAGTACTGGCAGCCTTTGCCTTTACAAAGATCGCAGGTCAATCTTACCAGGCGCTGGGCAACAATACAGCTCAA
The sequence above is drawn from the Candidatus Omnitrophota bacterium genome and encodes:
- a CDS encoding 3-methyl-2-oxobutanoate dehydrogenase subunit beta, with the protein product MKLTIPEKEILNPGHLACQGCGAALAMRYALKALGRKTIIVLPACCWTVIDGPFPYSSAGVPLFHTAFETAASCGAGVNAALEVKGKNEVTVLSWAGDGGTMDIGIQALSGAAERGDNLIYVCYDNEAYMNTGIQRSSSTPHGSWTSTTPVKAFKKGPKKNMIEIMAAHKIPYSVSASISHPEDFIAKLQIAKQLKGVKFMQILSPCPAGWKYPSNLTVKIAKLAIETCIFPLYEVKQGRYKVKKPANKKPVSEYLKLQGRFRHLTGEEIDEIQKNTDQVWKELLKKEKVFG
- a CDS encoding transketolase C-terminal domain-containing protein; its protein translation is MKKFITGNHAVSFGAKISRAEVIAAYPITPQTEIVEKLSEMVASGELKAKFAKVESEHSALAACIGASAAGCRSFTATSSQGLALMHEMLHWASGARLPIVMANVNRAMAPPWNVWSDQTDSLAQRDTGWIQFYCESNQEIVDTIIQAYRISEKVNLPAMVVLDAFILSHTSEPVDVPEQKKVDRFLPSYDPKYKLDIDQPHAFGGLVNPEWYYEFRYKIACSMEEARGLINEVGKEFGKQFGRNYGLVEKYRSNDADVILVVSGSLSSTAKEAVDRVRKKGRKAGLVRIRAFRPFPKEEIRKLAKKAGVIGVLDRNISFGNEGIFFSEIKSALYSQKRKPLVYGFVVGLGGRDVRCKDIEKMIDSLYKKQGLKKDINWIGLKK
- a CDS encoding 4Fe-4S binding protein, which encodes MSPEKTKKTGSRKVIFKRGKDLPYLVVSLSNTRSNKTGSWMSTRPVVDREKCTGCMLCWKFCPESCIIPADNPTITLSYCKGCGICAEVCPVKAITMEREKR